The Leadbettera azotonutricia ZAS-9 genome has a window encoding:
- a CDS encoding CHASE2 domain-containing protein, with product MSLKKISILTAAGSALIFCLLYFTQFFSLAEDKVYDLFLRGRPERERPANFIFLDVDDQAIAHVGIFPWPRSVMADGLLRLKEYGVETAIFDIEYIDNAPTQVDEVYLKGGLKADFDRRFAEIESNISELLGAVAQGSIKGADAEAFKGELLDLIAQEKDALFNETTKVTRDNDIYLAQSMALFDRAWATLNLQALMPLEGEQASRRPAAEKKFSYPIKAFGGASSGSYVDVLPPIPLVMDAAQGAGFTNIIIDQDGIRRRLYPVRKVGDYWYLQLAFAPLVASMGNPELELYPGKLVIKKQGGDIEIPLDSRGAMLLDWPKTSYLKSYTHLSFAQLSYMEAYQRDIKAFLANLEIVNEDIFPAVISEVSSLLGTIEAAEAHRDRALENKSDYDFDQYTSLRNEAFDRIRALLDSGLKDYIAGKSRAFIQEYPEESDYIENETRYALNLSEYLETTLDRYEEIHHELKEKLKGKIIIIGRVDTGTTDLGVNPFHGEYVNVGTHGVMMDTVVSGSFIKPLNRVWSMLLCFALTFLVIFALTPVKKPGIRISLGFLGVMLVLGISFGLFVLRGIWLGPLGPALALLVAVVIRETAAFITSEKEKQFIRNTFSTYLSGDVVEEIVKSGKPPELGGEARYMTAVFTDVKGFSSISEALSQKYGTQDGAKALVRLLNRYLSSMSDVVLRHRGTIDKYEGDAIIAFFGAPQKDLQDHALRACASAIIMKRMENDLNAGFLAEGLSPYPLLTRIGINTGTMVVGNMGTQGKMDYTIMGNSVNLAARLEGVNKQYGTWILASQDTLNEAGDGILYRRLDKVRVVGIGKPVQLCEVMDIKAEAPEEVLERAALFDEALNLFNAKDWAKAQSSFKKVLVRTPDDEPSQIFIRRCSQYQKEPPPEKWDGVYNINQK from the coding sequence ATGTCCCTTAAAAAAATCTCCATTTTGACTGCCGCAGGCTCCGCCCTCATCTTCTGCCTCCTCTATTTTACCCAGTTTTTCTCCCTGGCAGAAGACAAAGTATACGACCTTTTCCTAAGGGGGAGGCCCGAAAGGGAGCGCCCCGCAAACTTCATCTTCCTGGACGTGGACGATCAGGCCATTGCCCATGTAGGGATCTTCCCCTGGCCCCGCTCGGTCATGGCTGACGGGCTCCTCAGGCTCAAGGAATACGGGGTAGAAACAGCCATTTTCGATATTGAATATATTGACAATGCCCCGACCCAGGTTGACGAGGTCTACCTTAAGGGCGGCCTTAAAGCCGATTTTGACCGCCGTTTTGCCGAAATCGAATCCAATATAAGCGAGCTTTTAGGCGCTGTGGCACAGGGCAGCATAAAAGGCGCAGATGCTGAAGCTTTTAAGGGCGAACTCCTCGATCTTATTGCCCAGGAGAAGGATGCCCTTTTTAACGAGACCACGAAGGTAACACGGGATAACGACATCTACCTTGCCCAGAGCATGGCGCTCTTCGACAGGGCCTGGGCAACGCTTAACCTACAGGCTTTAATGCCCCTTGAGGGCGAACAGGCTTCCCGCAGGCCCGCGGCTGAGAAGAAATTCTCCTACCCCATAAAGGCCTTTGGCGGCGCTTCAAGCGGGAGCTATGTCGATGTGCTCCCCCCCATACCCCTGGTGATGGACGCTGCCCAGGGCGCGGGCTTTACCAACATCATCATAGATCAGGACGGCATAAGGCGGCGGCTTTACCCTGTCCGCAAGGTAGGCGATTATTGGTATCTCCAGCTTGCCTTTGCCCCCCTCGTTGCAAGCATGGGGAACCCCGAATTGGAACTTTACCCCGGAAAGCTGGTCATCAAGAAACAGGGAGGGGACATAGAAATCCCCCTGGACTCCAGGGGCGCCATGCTCCTCGACTGGCCCAAAACATCCTACCTGAAAAGCTATACCCACCTCTCCTTTGCCCAGCTCTCTTACATGGAAGCATACCAGAGAGACATCAAGGCTTTTCTTGCCAATTTGGAAATCGTGAACGAAGACATCTTTCCGGCCGTAATTTCCGAGGTATCGAGCCTTCTTGGGACTATAGAGGCCGCGGAAGCCCACCGCGACAGGGCCCTGGAAAACAAAAGCGATTATGATTTTGATCAGTATACCTCATTGCGAAACGAAGCCTTTGACCGCATCAGGGCTCTCCTGGATTCCGGCCTTAAGGACTATATCGCAGGTAAAAGCCGGGCATTCATCCAAGAATACCCCGAAGAATCAGATTATATTGAAAATGAAACCCGGTATGCCCTGAACCTTTCTGAATACCTTGAAACAACCCTGGACCGTTATGAAGAAATTCACCATGAGCTTAAAGAAAAGCTTAAAGGCAAAATCATCATTATAGGGCGTGTCGATACAGGAACCACCGATCTTGGGGTAAACCCCTTCCATGGCGAATACGTCAATGTAGGCACCCACGGGGTAATGATGGACACTGTTGTTTCAGGCTCTTTCATAAAACCCCTGAACCGCGTCTGGAGCATGCTGCTCTGCTTTGCCCTGACCTTCCTTGTCATCTTTGCATTGACGCCCGTTAAAAAACCCGGAATTAGGATCAGCCTCGGGTTTTTGGGGGTCATGCTTGTATTGGGAATTTCTTTCGGCCTTTTTGTGCTGAGAGGAATATGGCTCGGACCTCTTGGCCCTGCCCTCGCATTATTAGTAGCAGTAGTAATAAGGGAAACCGCAGCATTTATCACATCAGAAAAAGAAAAACAATTTATACGCAACACTTTTTCTACCTATCTTTCGGGGGATGTAGTAGAAGAAATAGTAAAGAGCGGCAAGCCCCCTGAACTGGGCGGCGAAGCCCGCTATATGACCGCAGTCTTTACGGACGTCAAAGGCTTTTCCAGCATCTCCGAAGCCCTTTCTCAAAAATACGGCACCCAGGACGGCGCAAAGGCCCTTGTCCGGCTCCTCAACCGTTACCTTTCTTCCATGAGCGATGTGGTCCTTAGGCACAGGGGAACCATAGACAAATATGAGGGCGACGCCATCATAGCCTTCTTCGGCGCCCCCCAGAAGGATCTTCAGGACCACGCATTAAGGGCCTGCGCCTCCGCGATCATTATGAAGCGCATGGAAAACGATCTCAACGCGGGCTTCCTTGCCGAGGGCCTTTCGCCCTACCCGCTCCTCACCCGCATAGGCATTAACACCGGCACCATGGTCGTAGGCAACATGGGCACCCAGGGCAAAATGGATTATACCATCATGGGGAATTCGGTAAACCTCGCAGCCCGCCTCGAAGGAGTCAACAAACAATACGGCACCTGGATACTCGCAAGCCAGGACACCCTCAACGAAGCCGGCGATGGCATACTCTACCGCCGCCTCGACAAGGTACGTGTAGTAGGCATAGGCAAACCTGTACAACTCTGCGAAGTAATGGACATCAAAGCCGAAGCCCCTGAAGAAGTGCTCGAAAGGGCTGCCCTCTTCGATGAAGCCCTGAATCTCTTCAACGCAAAAGACTGGGCCAAAGCCCAAAGCTCCTTCAAGAAAGTCCTTGTCCGCACACCCGACGACGAACCATCCCAGATCTTCATCCGCCGCTGCAGCCAGTACCAAAAAGAACCGCCCCCCGAAAAGTGGGACGGTGTGTACAATATAAATCAGAAATAA
- a CDS encoding flavodoxin family protein, with the protein MKVIAFNGSPHSDGVVAKGISVMAGELEKAGIETEVIQVGSQNIHGCVDCHKCRELKHCVITNDLVNDCFRKMQEADGIILGSPVYYGGVAGTFKSFLDRLFFPGAAMKYKVGATVVSLRRSGGVTTFHQLNNYLNLAQMLITPGQYWEVIHGNTVEETLQDEEGMQHMEVQGRNMGWLIKSLAAAKKEVPLPQPYEGRKWTNFIH; encoded by the coding sequence ATGAAAGTAATCGCATTCAATGGCAGCCCTCATAGTGACGGGGTAGTAGCCAAAGGCATTTCGGTAATGGCCGGGGAACTTGAAAAAGCCGGCATAGAAACCGAAGTAATCCAGGTTGGAAGCCAGAATATACACGGTTGTGTAGACTGCCATAAGTGCAGGGAACTCAAGCACTGTGTCATCACCAACGACCTTGTTAATGACTGTTTCAGGAAGATGCAGGAAGCCGATGGCATTATACTTGGCAGCCCTGTGTATTACGGGGGAGTGGCAGGAACTTTCAAAAGCTTCCTGGACCGTCTTTTCTTCCCAGGCGCTGCCATGAAGTACAAAGTGGGGGCCACGGTGGTTTCGCTCCGCCGTTCAGGGGGCGTCACGACTTTCCATCAGCTTAACAATTACCTTAACTTGGCCCAAATGCTCATCACCCCCGGACAGTACTGGGAAGTGATCCACGGCAACACTGTCGAAGAAACCCTCCAGGACGAAGAAGGGATGCAGCACATGGAAGTCCAGGGCCGCAACATGGGGTGGCTCATCAAATCCCTGGCGGCAGCAAAAAAAGAAGTACCCCTCCCGCAGCCTTATGAAGGGAGAAAGTGGACAAATTTCATCCATTAA